CATTGCCATTAACGTTGTCATTGTGTAATACTAACCAACATGCTTCAACTAAATCATCAATATAAATAAAATCGCGCGTTTGCAAACCATCTCCATAAAATGTGAAAGTCTCTTTATGATTAAATTTGTGATTAAGAATTGAAATGACCCCTGAATAATCAGAATATGGATTTTGTTTAGGACCATACACATTGAAGAAGCGTAATGAAACGGTAGGTAATTGATATAATTGATGATAAATTTTAGCGTAGCTTTCTCCAGCATATTTTTGTACTGCATATGGAGACCTTGGATCAATACGTGAATGAATCGCTTTAGGCAACCCTTCTAATTGTCCATAAACGGCTGCAGATGATGCAAACAAGAATCTTTTTACATTAGAATGCTGTAACCTGAGTGTTTCTAAAATATTCAACGTAGCATCGATATTCACTTGGTTAGATCGTCCCGGTTGTTGAACTGTTTCCACGACGCTCACCATAGCTGCTAAATGAATGACATAATCAAATTGTTCTTTTTTAATTAAGTCCGAGACAAATTTCAAATTATTGATATTTTCTTGATAGAAATACTCTTTTTTTACATACGGTATATTTTCAATACGACCAGTTGATAAATTATCAATTACATGTACTTCAATATTATTTTGAATACATTTGTGCGCTATGTGTGAACCGATAAAACCAGCCCCACCCGTAATTAGTGCTTTCATGTTGTTGT
The DNA window shown above is from Staphylococcus sp. M0911 and carries:
- a CDS encoding NAD-dependent epimerase/dehydratase family protein; translation: MKALITGGAGFIGSHIAHKCIQNNIEVHVIDNLSTGRIENIPYVKKEYFYQENINNLKFVSDLIKKEQFDYVIHLAAMVSVVETVQQPGRSNQVNIDATLNILETLRLQHSNVKRFLFASSAAVYGQLEGLPKAIHSRIDPRSPYAVQKYAGESYAKIYHQLYQLPTVSLRFFNVYGPKQNPYSDYSGVISILNHKFNHKETFTFYGDGLQTRDFIYIDDLVEACWLVLHNDNVNGNVYNLGTGKQTTLKQMVNIFEQHFNYSIPYVYDEERVGDIKHSYADISPIQSLGFNPQYSVEKGIQSYLEYQS